The following are encoded together in the Streptomyces sp. NBC_00358 genome:
- a CDS encoding GNAT family N-acetyltransferase — protein MLRSERLLLYTPLIALDVMAPAAAGSDAEAQRWLGSRTDELVRHEDTRELLLSMRADNDLSGFAPRDRFKMMRKLEKRSDGFVGLTAVHVADGRYAGATSVDLDSGEIGGWLAPGYRRQGLGVELFRAAVQLGHRHLGLRVVRAGAEPANSASRGALRAAGFTPAPGLARFTLGDGREIDACWYQHRQEATTRCRGGS, from the coding sequence GTGTTGCGCAGCGAGCGGCTGCTGCTCTACACGCCGCTCATTGCCCTGGACGTAATGGCTCCGGCAGCAGCTGGTTCCGACGCTGAGGCGCAGCGCTGGCTGGGGTCCAGGACTGACGAGCTTGTGCGGCACGAAGACACGCGAGAGTTGTTGTTGTCCATGCGCGCGGATAACGACCTGTCCGGGTTCGCGCCTCGCGATCGCTTCAAGATGATGAGGAAGCTCGAGAAACGCTCAGATGGCTTCGTCGGGCTGACCGCGGTGCATGTGGCCGACGGCAGATATGCGGGCGCGACGAGCGTGGACCTGGACTCCGGCGAGATCGGTGGCTGGTTGGCTCCGGGCTACCGTCGGCAGGGACTGGGTGTCGAGCTGTTCCGCGCGGCCGTCCAACTCGGTCACCGGCATCTCGGCCTCAGGGTCGTACGAGCGGGCGCCGAGCCGGCGAACAGTGCCTCTCGGGGTGCGCTGAGGGCAGCGGGTTTTACCCCCGCGCCAGGACTGGCACGGTTCACGCTGGGCGACGGACGTGAGATCGACGCATGCTGGTACCAGCATCGGCAGGAGGCAACTACGCGCTGTCGTGGCGGGAGCTGA